From Myxococcales bacterium, a single genomic window includes:
- a CDS encoding DUF86 domain-containing protein gives MSRDEGSCIADMVEACARIQDYTSGIDAAALRGDRKTVDAVRRNLTVLGEAAKRVSDSVRALTADVPWREIAGMRDVVIHDYFGVDLDIVCDAALVKVPSLQGSLERLLLELGSGSADGA, from the coding sequence GTGTCGCGTGACGAGGGGTCGTGCATCGCCGACATGGTCGAGGCGTGCGCGCGCATTCAAGACTACACATCGGGGATCGATGCAGCTGCGCTCCGAGGCGACCGCAAGACCGTCGATGCCGTTCGTCGGAACCTCACGGTCCTCGGAGAGGCCGCGAAGCGTGTGTCGGACTCCGTTCGCGCACTTACGGCGGACGTTCCTTGGCGGGAGATCGCGGGGATGCGCGACGTGGTGATCCACGACTACTTTGGGGTGGATCTCGACATCGTTTGCGATGCGGCGCTGGTCAAAGTCCCGAGCCTGCAAGGCTCACTCGAGAGGCTTCTGCTCGAGCTCGGGAGTGGTAGCGCAGATGGCGCCTGA
- a CDS encoding nucleotidyltransferase family protein, protein MDRDVAFQRLSELLPTARTRFGVLDLAVFGSVARGEALETSDMDVLVDFVGPATFDGFMGLKLFLEESLGVRIDLVTRAALKPRLRERIEAEARRVA, encoded by the coding sequence GTGGACCGAGACGTTGCCTTCCAGCGCCTTTCCGAGCTGCTGCCGACTGCACGTACGCGCTTCGGCGTGCTGGACCTCGCCGTGTTCGGTTCGGTGGCTCGTGGTGAAGCGCTGGAGACGAGCGACATGGACGTGCTCGTCGATTTTGTCGGTCCCGCCACGTTCGACGGATTCATGGGTCTCAAGCTCTTCCTCGAGGAGAGCCTTGGGGTCCGGATTGATCTCGTGACCCGGGCCGCGCTCAAGCCCCGGCTGCGCGAGCGCATCGAGGCCGAGGCTCGTCGTGTCGCGTGA